DNA sequence from the Daphnia pulex isolate KAP4 chromosome 8, ASM2113471v1 genome:
TTGGTATCACGCATTAAAGatgcttcaatttttttcatctccTCCTTCCATACGAACGTACCtgaagaaattatttatttattcgtaaaaataaaatcaatagtTCTAAAATTGTAATTACCTTTAGTTTCGTAATTTCTACTAGGGAGCATTAAGTTAAATTCAAGAAAGCCGGAATCAGATTCTTTATATTCAATTCCAGCTTTGAGTCCAACTTCCTTCGACTCTTTTGCTCCTTCTGGGTGGAAACTCAAAGTCCATAATTTGATAGCCTAAATTCAACATAAACATGACTATGTTGATCACTGCACATTTTCCGCAAGCTTATTGATGACTAGTAAAAATATGGATACCTCGgtatttttctactttatGAAGGAAACGATATGACGTTATTGCTGGATCGAGTTTGGTCAATTCCATACTCAAATGGCTGGGTCCGGTCAATGGGAAATATGCTAAGCTCTCCTGTTCCGATGCGTTCGGGTAGCCCACTTTGGAGCAAATCTGCAGGCCGAGATAGCGCTGGGTGAGACCACCTGTGCAATCTGACATTTCCACTCGGTTGTCTACTATCCCATCCAGGGATGTCTTAACATTACGGTGGGTAAGCGTAAGATCACTCCTTTATGGTAATGAGAAATATTAGTGATGTAAATAACGATCGGTGCAATTTCAACTGAACTAACTTGAACGTAATGATCTCGGCTTTCTCTTGTGGAAAATCTATTTGCAAGTCGAATAACCTCAGTCCGTCGAGCGAAAATTTACCAGAAGTGCTCACTGAACTGTGAAGAGTTGTCTCCAACGTCACTCCGGCTGAAAACAGACCAACAAATTTACTATATCTGCCGATCaattaaagaaatcaataaatcataCTTTTTACAGCAATAGCATCGACAGTCATCGCTCCGTTGAAGATAACTGCTGCGCTGGGATGGACCTTCCAGACGACTTCTCCTTTGccacttgaaaaaattgatttcagaTCCGTCCGCATGTTCCCGCGGATCTCAGCAACCACCTGACCCTGTGCCACCAAGTTGAGAGGCAAACCGACACCTAACGGTATAGTGTGAGTCGAATCGATGTACTGGGACGCGTAGCTAAACTGATTTTCTTCGCCGTTCATCAAATTGTGGAGTTTCGAAGTAGGATTGAGTTTTCGGAAGCGTTCCAAAATCTCGTTGCGACCTTCCCAGTGTCCGTACCCTATTTCATTTCCGAAGACCTTCATCGACATtgacatctaaaaaaaaatgtaattgatAAGTAATACGTATATCATAATTTGATCTTGCAGAATACGTTGCGCTCTTCTCCTTACCTCTGGTTCATCTGTAAAGCGGCTTACAGCATCGAATTGCTCGCCCATCACTTTGAGTTTT
Encoded proteins:
- the LOC124201112 gene encoding apolipophorins-like isoform X1, whose protein sequence is MSAMEIILALKSLSNIGVTISGDHLNTVKQCFQEKDNPTEVRITALKAFSDIPCHIRGNAAMEVLAESSEDSEIRIAAYLGVMKCVDYKIFLTIKDLLNREEVNQVGSFIWTRLNNLATTSLPSKLEIQGLIIDQNMVKKFDTDARKFSRNYEKSILLDQYNAAASLESNSIVFSQNSYLPRSASLNFTVDIFGQSVNLLEFDGRMKEFELYIESLFGPGGLYHQKEVGYILESLRSKIKVTPSSPNQPDAGKLKVMGEQFDAVSRFTDEPEMSMSMKVFGNEIGYGHWEGRNEILERFRKLNPTSKLHNLMNGEENQFSYASQYIDSTHTIPLGVGLPLNLVAQGQVVAEIRGNMRTDLKSIFSSGKGEVVWKVHPSAAVIFNGAMTVDAIAVKTGVTLETTLHSSVSTSGKFSLDGLRLFDLQIDFPQEKAEIITFKSDLTLTHRNVKTSLDGIVDNRVEMSDCTGGLTQRYLGLQICSKVGYPNASEQESLAYFPLTGPSHLSMELTKLDPAITSYRFLHKVEKYRGYQIMDFEFPPRRSKRVEGSWTQSWN
- the LOC124201112 gene encoding apolipophorins-like isoform X2; its protein translation is MEVLAESSEDSEIRIAAYLGVMKCVDYKIFLTIKDLLNREEVNQVGSFIWTRLNNLATTSLPSKLEIQGLIIDQNMVKKFDTDARKFSRNYEKSILLDQYNAAASLESNSIVFSQNSYLPRSASLNFTVDIFGQSVNLLEFDGRMKEFELYIESLFGPGGLYHQKEVGYILESLRSKIKVTPSSPNQPDAGKLKVMGEQFDAVSRFTDEPEMSMSMKVFGNEIGYGHWEGRNEILERFRKLNPTSKLHNLMNGEENQFSYASQYIDSTHTIPLGVGLPLNLVAQGQVVAEIRGNMRTDLKSIFSSGKGEVVWKVHPSAAVIFNGAMTVDAIAVKTGVTLETTLHSSVSTSGKFSLDGLRLFDLQIDFPQEKAEIITFKSDLTLTHRNVKTSLDGIVDNRVEMSDCTGGLTQRYLGLQICSKVGYPNASEQESLAYFPLTGPSHLSMELTKLDPAITSYRFLHKVEKYRGYQIMDFEFPPRRSKRVEGSWTQSWN